In Citrus sinensis cultivar Valencia sweet orange chromosome 3, DVS_A1.0, whole genome shotgun sequence, the sequence ACAAGCGGCAATTGAGAATGACGAAGAGTGGTACTTTTTCAGTGAACATAATAAGAAGCATGCAAATAGTGCACGTACGGAGAGAACAACTAGAGCTGGCCACTGGAGAGTGACCGGTAAAGATCGTCAGATTTGGGACAAACATGGGAAAGAAGTTATTGGTGTCAAAAAGAATTTGGTTTTTTACAAAGGTCGTGGCTCCAATGCTGTCAAGACCAGCTGGGTTATTCATGAATACCACTCCAACAATGCTTCTGCTTATCAGGTATTCTCTTATTttacattcttttttttcttactatcaaatttttatcaacCAAGGCTCCGTTTGATATTTAAATGTCATACAATTGTTGTGAAATAGAAGATATAGCATCTAACATTTTGAACCTaacttttaaagtaaaatattaaatgcttatcaaacactttattagtttaatttatgCAACACACAGCAACACAACAATGCAATCATAGCCTAATTTGTAAATGAGCATGAGCATAATTGAATTTAGCATAAAAATTAGTAGGTGAAACTTTAACGAAATT encodes:
- the LOC102631318 gene encoding NAC domain-containing protein 96-like isoform X2 — its product is MDYNYLGYRFRPTEDEIISYFLENKMRGNVFPVHVINTVNICAFEPWQLPEQAAIENDEEWYFFSEHNKKHANSARTERTTRAGHWRVTGKDRQIWDKHGKEVIGVKKNLVFYKGRGSNAVKTSWVIHEYHSNNASAYQKPYVLSYLKGNLNEKDYTRAASSGHAASGS